The proteins below come from a single Miscanthus floridulus cultivar M001 chromosome 1, ASM1932011v1, whole genome shotgun sequence genomic window:
- the LOC136542909 gene encoding omega-3 fatty acid desaturase, chloroplastic-like, translated as MARLVLSECCGLAPLRLRAGRQGAIAAPSPPALSAAAAVPGRPASAAIHRDWALRVSAPTRLTSAVEEDKRSSPLGEEVDVGAAASGAAGGEFDPGAPPPFGLAEIRAAIPKHCWVKDPWRSMSYVLRDVVVVLGLAAAAARLDSWIVWPLYWAAQGTMFWALFVLGHDCGHGSFSNNPKLNSVVGHILHSSILVPYHGWRISHRTHHQNHGHVEKDESWHPLPERLYKSLDFMTRKLRFTMPFPLLAFPLYLFARSPGKTGSHFNPSSDLFQPNEKKDIITSTASWLAMVGVLAGLTFMMGPIPMLKLYGVPYLVFVAWLDMVTYLHHHGHEDKLPWYRGKEWSYLRGGLTTLDRDYGLINNIHHDIGTHVIHHLFPQIPHYHLIEATVAAKPVLGKYYKEPKKSGPLPWHLFGVLAQSLKQDHYVSDTGDVVYYQTNSSQKSD; from the exons ATGGCGCGGCTCGTGCTCTCCGAGTGCTGCGGCCTAGCGCCGCTGCGCCTGCGCGCCGGCCGCCAGGGCGCCATTGCGGCGCCGTCGCCCCCCGCGCTCTCCGCAGCAGCGGCGGTCCCGGGCCGCCCCGCGTCCGCGGCCATCCACCGCGACTGGGCGCTCCGCGTCTCCGCGCCCACCCGTCTCACCTCCGCCGTCGAGGAGGACAAGAGGAGCTCCCCGCTCGGGGAGGAGGTGGACGTGGGCGCGGCGGCCAGCGGCGCCGCGGGCGGGGAGTTCGACCCGGGGGCGCCCCCGCCGTTCGGGCTGGCGGAGATCCGCGCGGCCATCCCCAAGCACTGCTGGGTCAAGGACCCCTGGCGCTCCATGAGCTACGTGCTGCgcgacgtcgtcgtcgtcctgggactcgccgcggccgccgcgcgcCTCGACAGCTGGATCGTCTGGCCGCTCTACTGGGCCGCGCAGGGCACCATGTTCTGGGCGCTCTTCGTCCTCGGCCACGACTG TGGACACGGGAGCTTCTCAAACAACCCCAAGCTGAACAGCGTGGTCGGCCACATACTCCATTCCTCCATTCTTGTCCCATACCACGGGTG GAGAATTAGCCACAGGACGCACCACCAAAACCACGGCCACGTTGAGAAGGACGAGTCCTGGCACCCG CTACCAGAGAGGCTGTACAAAAGCCTGGACTTTATGACTAGGAAATTGCGGTTCACCATGCCGTTTCCCTTGCTTGCATTCCCGTTATACTTG TTCGCAAGGAGTCCAGGGAAGACAGGATCACACTTCAACCCAAGCAGTGATTTGTTCCAACCTAATGAAAAGAAGGACATCATAACATCGACGGCGTCCTGGCTGGCCATGGTGGGTGTTCTGGCTGGTCTCACCTTTATGATGGGTCCTATTCCGATGCTAAAGCTCTACGGAGTCCCATACTTG GTATTTGTTGCTTGGCTGGATATGGTCACATACTTGCACCATCATGGCCACGAAGACAAGCTTCCCTGGTACCGTGGAAAG GAATGGAGTTATCTGCGTGGAGGACTGACGACACTCGACCGGGACTATGGATTGATCAACAATATCCATCATGACATTGGAACTCATGTCATCCATCACCTTTTCCCCCAAATCCCGCATTACCATCTCATTGAGGCG ACTGTGGCAGCAAAACCGGTTCTTGGCAAGTACTACAAAGAaccaaagaagtcgggtcctctccCGTGGCACCTATTTGGGGTGCTAGCACAAAGCTTAAAGCAAGACCACTATGTTAGCGATACTGGAGATGTAGTCTATTACCAAActaactcttcacaaaaatctgaTTGA